The window CGAGTTCTGGGATTTCCATACGCCCTACCAGTACACCGAGGCGCAGCTGCAGGCGGCCGTGGCCGAGGCGGCCCGGCTGAACACCAACGTGGGCGTGCACTGCCAGGGCGAGCCTGCGGCACGGTTTGCCGTGGAGGCGGGCGTAGCGTCCGTTGACCACGCCACGCAGCTCAGCGACGGGACGATGCAGATGATGAAGGCAAAGGACATCCCCGCCGTGCCGACGTTTGCAATATTCAAATACTTCGCGGATCACGCGCCCGATTCCGCCGCGGCCGCCCGCGAGTACGTCATGCTGGACTACAAGATCCACGAATTCAAACGGCAGGTGGCGGCGGGCGTTCCGATGGCCGTGGGGTCGGACGTGGGCCCCTTCCCGCACGGGACGCAGGCACGGGAATTCGAGCTGATGGCGCAGTACGGGATGACGCCGCTGGCCGTGCTCCAGGCCGACTACCTGAACGGTCCGCGCATTCTGACGTGGCAAGACGAAGTGGGACAGCTCAAGCCCGGATACTTTGCCGACGTGATTGCCGTACCCGGAAATCCGCTGGAGGACATCACGGCCGTGGAGCACGTGCAGTTCGTGATGAAGGGCGGGGTCGTGTACCGGGGCGAGGGGTCCCCCGGCGGCGAGTAGCCGCCACCCACGGTCACTTCTCCACCCGATTCCGCCCCGCCTGCTTCGCCCGGTACAGCGCTCGGTCCGCCGCCTTC is drawn from Gemmatimonadaceae bacterium and contains these coding sequences:
- a CDS encoding amidohydrolase family protein, with protein sequence EFWDFHTPYQYTEAQLQAAVAEAARLNTNVGVHCQGEPAARFAVEAGVASVDHATQLSDGTMQMMKAKDIPAVPTFAIFKYFADHAPDSAAAAREYVMLDYKIHEFKRQVAAGVPMAVGSDVGPFPHGTQAREFELMAQYGMTPLAVLQADYLNGPRILTWQDEVGQLKPGYFADVIAVPGNPLEDITAVEHVQFVMKGGVVYRGEGSPGGE